One window from the genome of Pelodictyon luteolum DSM 273 encodes:
- a CDS encoding Hsp20/alpha crystallin family protein codes for MDRDREREKRENEESDFDLSGLGALGQGLGGLFKGIERLVDLASKLESSGGTSGSGEVNLEHLRKGMKGVYGFTIKSAGGGGGSPKVETFGNIRKSAEGPKVDEEREPITDLFDEDDRIVVIVEMPGLEAEDIILDLNGDILSITTKGSGKRYRKELLLPMAVAGQELQRKYTNGILEITISK; via the coding sequence AAACGAAGAGTCTGATTTCGACCTGTCGGGACTTGGTGCTCTCGGTCAGGGCCTTGGCGGGTTGTTCAAGGGGATAGAGCGGCTGGTTGATCTTGCCTCCAAACTTGAATCTTCAGGCGGCACCTCAGGCAGCGGGGAAGTGAACCTTGAGCATCTCAGGAAGGGCATGAAGGGTGTGTACGGATTCACCATCAAATCGGCCGGCGGTGGCGGCGGTTCACCGAAAGTCGAGACGTTCGGCAACATCCGCAAAAGCGCGGAAGGACCCAAAGTTGATGAAGAGCGTGAACCCATCACCGACCTGTTCGATGAAGATGATCGTATTGTGGTGATTGTGGAGATGCCGGGCTTGGAGGCTGAAGACATCATTCTCGACCTGAATGGTGACATCCTCTCCATCACTACGAAGGGGAGCGGAAAACGGTACAGGAAAGAACTGCTGCTGCCGATGGCGGTTGCAGGACAGGAGCTGCAACGGAAGTATACGAACGGGATACTCGAGATCACCATAAGCAAATGA
- a CDS encoding ArsA family ATPase, protein MPLSGLDRKTLEMVIFGGKGGVGKTSCALAAALWLSERYRTIVISTDPAHSLGDSLGQPVGPIPVEVAGAPGLAALEVSADQAFRKFKKDHEAELVKLFETSSELDAEDIREMMSLSIPGIDEMMSLKAVIDLVSEGAYERYVVDTAPTGHALRLISSPELLDGWVRMASKMRWKYRYMVESFSGGYTADEADNMLLDLKRTVKRIEALLSSSARCEFIPVCIPEDMAVRETARLLSELAEHRISARQLVMNNVMEPDGSEFCRRRRQSQDRYLALTGELFPGIPVTVVPQFPEEIRGLDGLKKLKNALFT, encoded by the coding sequence ATGCCGTTGAGTGGTCTGGACCGTAAAACACTGGAAATGGTGATTTTCGGGGGCAAGGGGGGCGTCGGCAAGACCAGCTGTGCGCTTGCAGCCGCCCTGTGGCTGTCGGAGCGCTACCGGACCATCGTCATTTCAACCGATCCCGCCCATTCGCTCGGCGACAGCCTTGGCCAGCCGGTCGGCCCGATACCCGTTGAAGTTGCCGGGGCTCCGGGGCTGGCCGCTCTCGAAGTTTCAGCAGATCAGGCGTTCCGGAAGTTCAAGAAGGATCATGAAGCCGAGCTCGTGAAGCTGTTTGAGACCTCTTCGGAACTTGATGCTGAAGACATCCGGGAGATGATGAGCCTGTCGATACCCGGCATCGATGAAATGATGAGCCTGAAGGCCGTCATCGACCTGGTCTCGGAGGGGGCGTATGAGCGGTATGTCGTCGATACTGCTCCCACCGGTCACGCCCTCCGCCTCATCAGCTCTCCTGAACTGCTTGACGGATGGGTCAGGATGGCTTCGAAAATGAGGTGGAAATACCGCTATATGGTGGAGTCTTTTTCCGGCGGCTATACCGCTGACGAGGCGGACAACATGCTGCTGGACCTGAAAAGGACGGTCAAGCGGATTGAAGCCCTCCTGTCCAGTTCCGCCCGGTGTGAGTTTATTCCCGTATGCATCCCCGAAGACATGGCCGTCAGGGAGACGGCCAGGCTCCTCAGCGAACTTGCCGAACACCGGATATCGGCACGCCAGCTCGTCATGAACAACGTCATGGAGCCGGATGGCTCCGAATTCTGCCGCAGGCGAAGGCAGTCCCAGGATAGGTATCTGGCCCTTACCGGCGAGCTGTTTCCGGGAATCCCGGTGACCGTGGTGCCGCAGTTCCCCGAGGAAATCAGGGGTCTCGATGGCCTGAAGAAACTGAAGAACGCCCTTTTTACCTAA
- a CDS encoding CDC48 family AAA ATPase, which yields MSQIERIFKVKESLLKDVGRAIARIDPKDMAEAGIGVGDIVLAEGKRATPVKVLPCYPEDRGKGIIQIDGITRENAQTGIDEKVKVTAIASKKAAKVVLKPVDGGASSIRGDDAKYIGSLISGLPVMKGDRVKATLFGSRSVHYTVNATAPAGVVLIHPDTSIALELPKKSEGGVNLVTYEDIGGLGTQVQRIREMIELPLKYPEIFDRLGVEPPKGVFLYGPPGTGKTLIVRAVARETDAYFINISGPEIMGKFYGESEARIRNIFAEAEAHAPSIIFIDEIDAIAPRREDMGGEKQVEKRVVAQLLSLMDGLKSRGKVIVIGATNIPNAIDPALRRPGRFDREISVSVPDRNGRLEIIHIHTRGIPLSDDVDLGRIADITHGFVGADLEALAREAAMTALRRILPKIDFELSEIPYELLTQLEVTMENFLDAMKEVEPSAIREFFVEVPNVRWEDVGGHEEVKQALREAVEWPVRYRELFRKTGTIPPKGVILYGKPGTGKTWLAKALATESGVNFISVKGPEIISRFIGESEKAVRELFRLAKQSAPTIIFLDEIDSLAPARGAGGSESSVTQRVISQFLTEMDGIEELKGVFVLAATNRIDLLDPALIRPGRFDLLYEVPPPDVLARVRIFEIHTKSMTLDDDVSISALAESTEGMSGADIEFICRKASMGAISACIALEAGGIDPLHVELRVRDSHFQEAVRLLSSRYRDNGE from the coding sequence ATGAGCCAGATCGAACGGATCTTCAAAGTCAAGGAATCTCTGCTCAAGGACGTCGGACGCGCCATAGCGCGAATCGACCCGAAAGATATGGCTGAGGCCGGAATCGGCGTCGGAGACATCGTGCTTGCTGAAGGAAAACGTGCCACGCCGGTAAAGGTGCTGCCCTGCTACCCCGAGGACAGGGGCAAGGGCATCATCCAGATCGACGGGATTACGCGGGAGAACGCCCAGACGGGCATCGATGAAAAGGTCAAGGTTACGGCGATTGCTTCGAAGAAGGCGGCAAAGGTCGTGCTCAAGCCGGTCGACGGCGGTGCGTCCTCGATACGCGGAGATGATGCGAAGTACATCGGCTCCCTTATCAGCGGCCTTCCCGTCATGAAGGGTGACAGGGTGAAGGCCACGCTTTTCGGCTCCCGCTCAGTCCATTATACGGTGAACGCCACCGCGCCCGCCGGCGTTGTTTTGATCCATCCCGATACCTCGATAGCACTGGAGCTCCCCAAAAAGAGCGAAGGCGGCGTGAACCTCGTAACCTATGAAGACATAGGCGGGCTCGGCACCCAGGTACAGCGGATCAGGGAAATGATAGAGCTTCCGCTCAAGTACCCGGAAATCTTCGACCGCCTTGGCGTTGAGCCGCCGAAGGGGGTGTTCCTTTACGGCCCCCCCGGCACCGGCAAGACCCTTATTGTCAGGGCTGTGGCAAGGGAGACCGATGCGTATTTCATCAATATTTCCGGCCCGGAAATAATGGGGAAATTCTACGGGGAAAGCGAAGCCAGGATCCGCAACATCTTTGCCGAGGCCGAGGCCCATGCCCCGTCGATCATCTTCATCGACGAGATCGACGCCATTGCGCCCCGCCGTGAGGACATGGGGGGCGAGAAGCAGGTCGAAAAGCGTGTCGTCGCCCAGCTCCTTTCCCTGATGGACGGCCTCAAGTCCCGCGGCAAGGTCATCGTCATCGGCGCTACCAACATTCCCAATGCAATCGATCCGGCACTTCGCCGCCCGGGTCGTTTTGATCGTGAAATCAGCGTGTCCGTCCCGGACCGCAACGGCCGGCTGGAAATCATCCATATCCATACACGGGGAATCCCCCTCAGCGACGATGTCGATCTTGGGCGGATTGCCGACATCACGCACGGATTCGTCGGTGCAGACCTGGAAGCCCTTGCCCGCGAAGCCGCCATGACGGCCTTGCGCCGGATACTGCCGAAAATCGATTTCGAGCTTTCCGAAATTCCCTATGAGCTCTTGACGCAGCTTGAGGTGACGATGGAGAACTTCCTTGATGCGATGAAAGAGGTCGAGCCGTCGGCAATCAGGGAGTTTTTCGTCGAAGTGCCCAATGTCCGCTGGGAGGATGTCGGCGGCCATGAAGAGGTCAAGCAGGCGCTGAGGGAAGCTGTCGAGTGGCCGGTCAGGTATCGGGAACTGTTCCGCAAGACCGGTACAATTCCTCCGAAAGGTGTCATCCTGTACGGTAAGCCGGGGACGGGCAAGACATGGCTTGCCAAGGCCCTTGCGACCGAGAGCGGGGTCAACTTCATTTCCGTCAAAGGGCCCGAGATCATCAGCCGTTTCATCGGGGAATCTGAAAAGGCGGTCCGGGAGCTGTTCCGGCTGGCAAAGCAGTCAGCCCCGACCATAATCTTTCTTGACGAGATCGACAGCCTCGCTCCGGCCAGGGGGGCGGGGGGATCGGAATCGAGCGTCACCCAGCGTGTCATCAGCCAGTTTTTGACTGAAATGGATGGCATCGAAGAGCTGAAAGGAGTATTCGTGCTCGCGGCGACCAACCGTATCGACCTGCTTGACCCGGCCCTGATCCGCCCGGGGCGTTTCGATCTTCTCTACGAGGTGCCGCCGCCTGATGTCCTGGCGCGTGTGAGGATTTTCGAGATCCATACGAAATCGATGACCCTGGATGATGACGTCAGCATCAGTGCGCTTGCCGAAAGTACGGAGGGGATGAGCGGGGCCGACATAGAGTTCATCTGCCGAAAGGCCAGTATGGGGGCCATCAGCGCCTGCATCGCCCTGGAGGCCGGGGGCATCGATCCCCTGCATGTGGAGCTGAGGGTCAGGGACAGTCATTTCCAGGAGGCTGTGCGGCTCTTGTCCTCCCGTTACAGGGACAATGGAGAATAA
- a CDS encoding GvpL/GvpF family gas vesicle protein, with protein sequence MNQSIYIYGIVNEPALAASFVETDPDIYAVASMGCSAIVENRPAIDLGELDRESLARMLLQHQQTLERLMESGMQLIPLKLGTFVSSAADAACIIEDGYNLIERIFRETEDAHELEVVVKWSSFADLLQEVVSEGDVQELKREVEARQSSSTEDAIAVGRLIKEKIDRRNAALSASVLRQLGERASQSKRHETMDDEMVLNAAFLVNRGDVDAFVATVEALDSQYLNALHFRIVGPLPCYSFYTLEVTALFEEFIAEKRAVLGLDARSCEADVKKAYHAKAKVAHPDVHVPAGANNGADFTVLNEAYMTLHDYYSALRNSASSRHGHEGQDSSSVVFSVKILN encoded by the coding sequence ATGAATCAGAGCATATACATCTACGGCATCGTAAACGAACCCGCTTTGGCGGCATCATTCGTCGAAACAGACCCTGACATCTACGCCGTTGCCTCGATGGGCTGTTCGGCCATCGTCGAAAACCGGCCTGCCATCGATCTGGGTGAACTTGACCGTGAGTCACTCGCCCGGATGCTGCTTCAGCACCAGCAGACCCTCGAGCGGCTTATGGAAAGCGGCATGCAGCTTATTCCGCTCAAACTCGGAACGTTCGTTTCCTCAGCAGCAGATGCGGCGTGCATCATTGAGGACGGCTACAACCTGATCGAGCGCATATTCCGGGAAACGGAAGATGCGCATGAACTCGAAGTGGTCGTGAAATGGAGCAGTTTTGCCGATCTCCTGCAGGAGGTGGTTTCAGAGGGCGACGTGCAGGAACTCAAACGCGAGGTCGAGGCCCGTCAATCCTCCTCCACTGAAGATGCCATCGCTGTCGGCAGGTTGATCAAGGAAAAGATCGATCGGCGCAATGCAGCCCTCAGTGCCTCGGTACTCAGGCAGCTCGGTGAGCGGGCATCACAATCGAAGCGGCACGAAACAATGGACGACGAAATGGTCCTCAACGCTGCATTCCTCGTCAACCGCGGCGACGTCGATGCATTTGTCGCGACCGTTGAAGCCCTGGACAGCCAGTACCTGAACGCCCTGCATTTCAGGATCGTCGGTCCCCTGCCATGTTACAGCTTCTATACTCTTGAAGTCACAGCGCTTTTTGAAGAGTTCATTGCTGAGAAACGAGCCGTGCTGGGTCTTGATGCCCGGTCCTGTGAGGCAGATGTCAAAAAGGCCTATCATGCCAAAGCGAAGGTGGCGCATCCGGACGTACATGTGCCTGCAGGGGCGAATAATGGTGCTGATTTTACGGTCCTCAACGAGGCATATATGACACTGCACGACTATTATAGCGCGCTCAGGAATTCGGCGTCCTCACGCCATGGCCATGAAGGGCAGGATTCCAGTAGTGTGGTTTTTTCAGTTAAAATACTCAATTGA
- a CDS encoding GvpL/GvpF family gas vesicle protein has product MERDGKYIYCIIGADCECDFGPIGIGGRGDLVSTIGFEGISMVVSDHPLNRFVVDPDGILAHQRVIEAVMKEHESVIPVRFGTVAATPDEIRNLLDRRYGELSELLLRLRNKVEFNVTGRWHDMAAIYKEVERTHPEIKEQRARIESMRDGDGEALKQSLILDTGHQIEAALEVMKEEKFDAVASLFRKTAMASKMNRTTSPDMFMNAAFLIDRGREVEFDGIMEILGQKDADRCDYRYSGPLAIFNFVDLRILPEKWEL; this is encoded by the coding sequence ATGGAGCGGGACGGCAAATACATCTACTGCATCATCGGCGCCGACTGTGAATGCGACTTCGGGCCGATCGGGATCGGTGGCAGGGGAGACCTTGTTTCCACTATAGGGTTCGAGGGGATCAGCATGGTCGTCAGCGACCATCCCCTCAACCGTTTCGTGGTCGATCCCGACGGGATCCTGGCGCACCAGCGGGTCATCGAGGCGGTCATGAAGGAACACGAGAGTGTCATTCCAGTCAGATTCGGCACCGTTGCCGCCACTCCCGACGAAATCCGCAACCTCCTTGACCGCCGGTACGGCGAGCTGTCCGAACTGCTCTTAAGGCTTCGCAACAAGGTTGAGTTCAATGTAACGGGTCGCTGGCATGATATGGCCGCGATATACAAGGAAGTAGAACGGACGCATCCGGAGATCAAGGAGCAGCGGGCCAGAATCGAGTCGATGCGGGACGGTGACGGGGAGGCTCTGAAGCAGTCGCTCATCCTCGATACCGGCCACCAGATCGAGGCGGCCCTTGAGGTAATGAAGGAGGAGAAATTCGATGCAGTGGCCTCGTTGTTCCGCAAAACGGCAATGGCCTCAAAGATGAACCGGACCACTTCGCCCGACATGTTCATGAACGCAGCATTCCTCATCGACAGGGGGCGGGAGGTTGAATTCGACGGGATCATGGAAATCCTCGGCCAGAAAGACGCAGATCGTTGTGATTACCGCTACAGCGGGCCTCTGGCAATCTTCAATTTCGTCGACTTGAGGATCCTTCCTGAAAAATGGGAACTATAA
- a CDS encoding GvpL/GvpF family gas vesicle protein, with product MAHEAAEQDGLYIYGIINNSGELDFGPIGIGGREERVYAVIHNDIAAVVSRTVVKEFEPRRANMIAHQKVLEAVMVSHAVLPVRFSTVSPGHDDMKVEKILEEDYLRLKKLLVKMEGKKEMGLKVMANEEKVYESIITGYDNIRYLRDKLINLPPEKTHYQRVKIGELVAAALEKEVGTYKDAVLDALSPIAEEVKVNDSYGSMMVLNAAFLIRTAREEEFDRAVNALDDRYHDMMTFKYVGTLPPYNFVNISINIKGR from the coding sequence ATGGCACATGAGGCGGCAGAACAGGATGGACTGTATATCTACGGAATCATCAACAACAGCGGGGAGCTGGATTTCGGACCCATCGGCATCGGCGGACGGGAGGAGAGGGTCTATGCGGTGATCCATAATGACATCGCGGCCGTCGTCAGCCGTACCGTGGTAAAGGAGTTCGAGCCGAGACGGGCGAACATGATCGCCCACCAGAAAGTGCTGGAAGCCGTAATGGTATCCCACGCGGTGCTTCCGGTCCGCTTTTCGACCGTCTCTCCCGGTCACGATGACATGAAAGTGGAAAAGATACTGGAAGAGGACTATCTGAGGCTGAAGAAGCTGCTTGTGAAGATGGAGGGAAAGAAGGAGATGGGGCTGAAGGTGATGGCCAACGAAGAGAAAGTGTATGAGAGCATCATCACGGGATACGACAACATCCGTTACCTTCGCGACAAGCTCATCAACCTCCCGCCCGAGAAAACCCATTACCAGCGGGTAAAGATCGGCGAACTGGTTGCTGCTGCACTCGAAAAGGAAGTCGGCACTTACAAGGATGCCGTTCTTGACGCGTTGAGCCCCATTGCCGAGGAGGTCAAAGTCAATGACAGCTACGGCAGCATGATGGTTCTGAACGCCGCGTTTTTGATCAGGACGGCCCGTGAGGAGGAGTTCGACCGGGCGGTCAACGCTCTTGACGACCGGTACCATGACATGATGACCTTCAAATATGTCGGGACCCTGCCGCCGTATAATTTTGTAAACATATCGATAAACATCAAGGGGCGCTGA
- a CDS encoding gas vesicle protein GvpG — translation MLAPLSGMVFLGRKINEIVQNEMSDEGAVKEQLMKLQFRFEMDELSEEEYDRLEDELLSTLAEIRAQKENR, via the coding sequence CTGCTTGCACCGCTCAGCGGCATGGTTTTCCTCGGCAGGAAGATCAATGAGATCGTACAGAATGAAATGTCGGACGAAGGCGCAGTCAAGGAACAGCTGATGAAGCTGCAGTTCCGCTTTGAGATGGATGAGCTCAGCGAGGAGGAGTATGACCGGCTTGAGGATGAGCTTCTCTCCACCCTTGCCGAGATAAGGGCACAGAAAGAAAACCGGTGA
- a CDS encoding gas vesicle protein GvpO, whose translation MGSLIEAKNVITAFLKETTSSSDVTVIRLDRDPDGWKAVGEVYEDDSFLKSMNLPPKKARRFYAVSVDGDLEVTSYSRLASYSEGDSGED comes from the coding sequence ATGGGCAGTTTGATCGAAGCAAAGAACGTCATCACCGCTTTCCTGAAGGAAACCACATCAAGCAGTGATGTTACCGTCATACGGCTTGACCGTGACCCCGATGGCTGGAAAGCCGTTGGCGAGGTCTATGAAGACGATTCGTTCCTGAAATCAATGAACCTTCCCCCGAAGAAAGCGCGGCGCTTTTATGCCGTGTCGGTTGACGGTGACCTGGAAGTCACTTCGTACAGCAGGCTTGCTTCCTACAGCGAAGGGGATTCAGGGGAGGACTGA
- a CDS encoding GvpL/GvpF family gas vesicle protein: MAQNILYVYCIVRQLPGADIVARYPDLVFIEAGSAYVAAKYVSPLEYSDASMKLKLADEEWLDRNAREHLSVNVMIMAQQTIIPFNFGTIFKSRESLSGFLGDYGRKLDESFDALEGREEWAVKAYCNESFLLKNLHLESPAIAAIEQEIQAASPGKAYLLKKKKEAMSASALEGVHQGHAKAVWGELAALSKEHVLNRLIPEDVSGVDGRMIVNGVFLIANTDVGAFIRTTEDLGERYRDAGVFLDVTGPWPPYDFVDIPY; encoded by the coding sequence ATGGCGCAGAACATACTGTATGTCTACTGCATTGTCCGGCAGCTCCCGGGTGCCGATATCGTCGCCCGCTACCCCGATCTCGTTTTCATAGAGGCCGGGAGTGCATACGTTGCGGCAAAATATGTGTCGCCGCTCGAGTATTCCGACGCCAGCATGAAACTGAAGCTGGCGGACGAAGAGTGGCTTGACAGGAACGCCCGTGAACATCTGTCGGTGAATGTGATGATCATGGCACAGCAGACCATCATTCCGTTCAACTTCGGTACCATTTTCAAGTCCAGGGAATCTCTATCCGGCTTCCTCGGCGATTACGGCAGGAAACTTGATGAGAGTTTCGATGCCCTTGAGGGCAGGGAGGAGTGGGCCGTGAAAGCATACTGCAACGAATCCTTCCTCCTGAAGAATCTTCATCTCGAAAGCCCGGCCATTGCCGCCATCGAACAGGAAATCCAGGCGGCATCCCCCGGAAAGGCCTATCTGCTCAAGAAGAAAAAAGAGGCGATGTCGGCCTCGGCGCTTGAGGGCGTGCACCAGGGGCATGCCAAGGCTGTATGGGGTGAGCTTGCAGCGCTTTCAAAGGAGCATGTACTGAACAGGCTCATTCCAGAAGATGTTTCAGGGGTGGATGGCCGCATGATTGTGAACGGGGTGTTCCTCATCGCCAATACGGACGTCGGCGCATTCATCAGGACCACTGAAGACCTGGGAGAACGGTATCGTGATGCCGGCGTGTTCCTTGACGTCACCGGCCCCTGGCCGCCCTATGATTTTGTCGACATCCCCTATTGA
- a CDS encoding gas vesicle protein — translation MQEDLYTANRQVTLLDILDRVLNKGVVISGDIIISVAGIDLVYVGLRVLLSSVETMERLDAARAEGLQQ, via the coding sequence ATGCAGGAAGACCTTTACACCGCGAACCGGCAGGTGACCCTTCTCGATATCCTCGACCGGGTGCTGAACAAGGGCGTCGTCATCAGCGGCGACATCATCATTTCCGTGGCGGGCATCGACCTCGTCTATGTGGGCCTCCGGGTTCTCTTGAGCTCGGTTGAGACCATGGAGCGCCTGGATGCTGCGAGGGCGGAAGGTCTGCAGCAATAA
- a CDS encoding GvpL/GvpF family gas vesicle protein, giving the protein MPLLIHALILRPEALGGLSSALQHIGDVTGAGPLELVAVKDAGAVAVPLEKVPSPPSQEELLRYADAVEQLAALATILPMRFGSTAASPEELLRMLSANRDPILAALERVEGRVEYSLRILAPGDDGAHPRDLEGSVPDALSGGGIQREYLRRKYQAHRQAEQLSREATELREELKLKLSALDPSMQFVLSDASAFLVDLSILIRRPAAAGLGPVFDLFGKEHPERPLMVTGPWPPYTFSSLTIQ; this is encoded by the coding sequence ATGCCGCTTCTCATTCATGCGCTCATCCTCCGGCCGGAAGCTCTGGGCGGTCTTTCTTCCGCCCTTCAGCATATCGGCGACGTGACCGGTGCCGGCCCATTGGAGCTTGTGGCAGTAAAGGACGCCGGTGCTGTTGCAGTTCCTCTTGAGAAGGTGCCGTCTCCCCCCTCACAGGAAGAACTGCTCCGGTATGCGGACGCCGTAGAGCAGCTTGCCGCACTGGCGACCATCCTGCCCATGCGCTTCGGTTCGACTGCCGCATCGCCCGAAGAGCTGCTCCGGATGCTTTCGGCCAATCGGGATCCTATCCTTGCCGCTCTTGAGAGGGTTGAGGGACGGGTTGAATACTCCCTCAGGATTCTGGCTCCCGGCGACGACGGGGCCCACCCCCGGGACCTTGAGGGCTCCGTTCCCGACGCGCTTTCCGGCGGCGGTATCCAGAGAGAATATCTGCGCCGGAAATATCAGGCCCATCGCCAGGCGGAGCAGCTGAGCCGGGAGGCGACGGAACTGAGGGAGGAGCTGAAGCTGAAGCTATCGGCACTCGACCCGTCGATGCAGTTTGTCCTGTCGGATGCTTCCGCATTCCTCGTTGACCTCTCCATTCTCATCCGCCGCCCGGCCGCAGCAGGGCTCGGGCCTGTATTCGACCTGTTTGGCAAGGAGCATCCCGAACGGCCGCTCATGGTTACCGGACCATGGCCACCCTACACTTTTTCCAGTCTTACTATTCAATGA
- a CDS encoding gas vesicle protein K — MHEDKVQFQASSVEEALRQLEGMKQGKESRIEANPDNVESGLARLVLTLIELLRKLMEKQAMRRIDGGSLDEAQIDELGETLMKLEMKMDELKKTFNLTDSDLNLNLGPLGDLM; from the coding sequence ATGCATGAAGACAAGGTACAGTTCCAGGCTTCCTCGGTAGAGGAGGCGCTCCGGCAGCTTGAGGGGATGAAGCAGGGGAAGGAGTCGCGCATCGAGGCCAACCCCGACAATGTGGAATCCGGCCTTGCCCGGCTGGTGCTGACCCTCATCGAACTGCTCAGGAAGCTTATGGAGAAGCAGGCCATGCGACGCATCGACGGGGGGTCACTTGACGAGGCGCAGATTGACGAGCTTGGCGAGACCCTCATGAAGCTCGAAATGAAGATGGATGAGCTCAAGAAGACCTTCAACCTCACCGACAGCGACCTCAACCTGAACCTCGGCCCGCTCGGGGACCTCATGTGA
- a CDS encoding NUDIX hydrolase — MAERVKKLFRQSGVIPVLDERVVLITARRSERWIIPKGYVAKGLSAPDSAAKEALEEAGLLGRVGAESAGEYRYRKFGRQFSVEVYPFFIESMLDEWDEMHQRRRRIVSPGEALDLLFHDNLKAIVAGYFGMLP, encoded by the coding sequence ATGGCAGAAAGGGTGAAGAAACTATTCCGCCAGTCCGGGGTCATCCCCGTCCTCGACGAGAGAGTGGTGCTCATCACGGCCCGGCGCTCTGAGCGCTGGATCATTCCGAAGGGTTATGTCGCCAAAGGGCTTTCGGCGCCGGATTCGGCAGCCAAGGAGGCTCTTGAGGAGGCCGGTCTTCTCGGAAGGGTCGGTGCAGAGTCGGCAGGGGAGTACCGGTACCGGAAGTTCGGCAGGCAGTTTTCTGTGGAGGTCTATCCTTTTTTCATTGAATCGATGCTCGACGAGTGGGATGAAATGCACCAGCGCCGCCGCAGAATCGTCTCTCCCGGCGAGGCACTCGACCTGCTTTTCCACGACAACCTGAAAGCCATTGTTGCCGGGTACTTCGGCATGCTTCCCTGA
- a CDS encoding efflux RND transporter periplasmic adaptor subunit, with protein sequence MRPKRFPSILAALAVLLIGFAIAAFLSRKQTPPEKPAMKPAAFQPVPLDTVANGRVLLPLEMSGPIEALRKIEIYAEVPGIFRDASNPFREGSHFRKGETLLLLDDAVYRNSVLAEKSRLLSQLTLVLPDLIIDFPEEAEKWKAHVGAFRIDSPLSMLPAASSDRERNYLAARGIYDRFYAVRSMEETLERYRITAPFDGQVTLSALNPGTLVRTGQKIGEFSASGIYELEASVGLRDAGFLEADSPVTLSSEDIDGTFSGVVRRVNRAISPSTQTVSVYIEVADPRLRDGMFLTARQEISLDSAFAVPRRLLREGDRLFVIEDSLVALRTVRVAAASGDRAAVRGLPDGSMIVLDPPGGMREGMDATPLLRRTSSGEKRK encoded by the coding sequence ATGCGTCCTAAACGGTTCCCCTCCATCCTTGCGGCCCTCGCAGTCCTCCTTATCGGGTTTGCCATCGCGGCTTTTCTTTCACGAAAGCAGACTCCCCCGGAAAAACCCGCAATGAAGCCGGCAGCATTCCAGCCGGTTCCGCTCGATACCGTCGCCAACGGCCGGGTACTCCTTCCTCTTGAGATGAGCGGCCCCATCGAGGCGCTCCGGAAAATCGAGATTTATGCTGAAGTCCCGGGTATATTCCGCGATGCCTCCAACCCGTTCAGGGAGGGCAGCCATTTCCGGAAAGGGGAGACCCTCCTTCTGCTTGATGATGCCGTCTACCGCAACAGTGTCCTTGCCGAGAAAAGCCGGCTCCTCAGCCAGCTTACCCTCGTCCTTCCCGACCTCATCATCGATTTCCCCGAAGAAGCTGAAAAGTGGAAGGCCCATGTAGGAGCGTTCCGCATCGATTCCCCGCTTTCAATGCTGCCCGCTGCCTCTTCAGACCGCGAACGCAACTACCTTGCCGCGCGGGGGATATACGACCGGTTCTATGCGGTCAGGAGCATGGAGGAGACGCTCGAGCGCTACCGCATAACGGCACCCTTTGACGGTCAGGTCACCCTCTCCGCCCTCAACCCCGGGACCCTTGTGCGCACCGGCCAGAAGATCGGAGAGTTTTCGGCTTCCGGTATCTATGAACTTGAAGCCTCCGTAGGCCTGCGTGATGCCGGTTTCCTTGAAGCTGACAGTCCCGTCACCCTCTCTTCAGAAGATATCGACGGGACATTCAGCGGTGTGGTCCGGCGCGTCAACAGGGCTATTTCGCCCTCAACCCAGACCGTATCGGTCTATATCGAGGTGGCCGATCCCCGCCTGCGCGATGGCATGTTCCTTACCGCCCGCCAGGAGATTTCGCTCGATTCAGCTTTTGCCGTTCCCCGCCGGCTGCTGCGGGAGGGGGACCGGCTTTTCGTGATAGAGGATTCTCTTGTGGCGTTGAGGACGGTGCGGGTGGCTGCGGCTTCGGGTGACCGGGCGGCGGTGCGCGGCCTGCCGGACGGGAGCATGATCGTGCTTGACCCTCCTGGCGGCATGCGTGAGGGGATGGATGCGACCCCTCTTCTTCGGCGCACTTCATCGGGTGAAAAGAGAAAGTGA